ATGCATCGCCCCATCCTTCGGATATGCAAGACGGAAGAGTGGGCCGGAGTCGGAAACCTTCTCTCCATAAACCGCATTGCGGGCCAGCAGGGCAAGGCGTTCTCCGACAACCTGTTTATTTGCAGGATGAATGTTGTGCTCTTCTCCAGCATCGATCGTGATGGCCATCCCCGTATTCGCAAGCGAAAGCGTACGACGCTGAGCATCGCGTAACAGCCCCCAATTGGAAGTCGGACCCGCTCCATAAGCAGAAAGCTGAACGAAGAAGAAGGGGAAGTCGCCCTGCTTCCATTGGCTGCGCCAGTCCTGAATCATCGTCGAGAAGAGACGGTGATACAGCTCGGCATAGCCCGGTTCCGTGTTGGCTTCGCCCTGATACCAGATGGCTCCGCGAATGGCCATTGGTGTGAGCGGTGCGATCATTGCGTTGTATAACCCTGCTGGTTCCCATGACGCAGGATCGGGATGCCAAGGGCGCGCCGGAGGTGCAGGCTTGCCGGCGGCCTTTGCCTCCTCGGCGATCTTCAGATAGCGGCGTTCGGTAGCTTCTCGGTCCATGTGTGAAGCGCGGCCGGCAAAGACGGGCATAAGGGAAGAATCTGCGGAGAGACTACCGAGGCTCGTCCATGCTTCGGCTGGTGTGCCGCCCCATGTGGTATCGACGAGACCGATCGGCACCTTCTCGTGCGCCTGAACATCGACTCCAAAGAAGTATGCTGCAGCGGAAAAATTACGCGCCGTCTCCGGAGTGCATGCCGACCAGCCTTGCACGGCTTTTGCATCGCCTTGCGGATATTCGGCAGAGTCCTTCTTGATCAATAACAGGCGAATCTGCGGATGGTCTGCTCCCGCGATCGCTTTTTCACCATCTTTGATCGGAGCACCATTGAAGCCTGCTAACGGCATCTCCATGTTCGATTGCCCAGAGGCAATCCAGACATCTCCCAGCAGGATGTCATCAAGCGTGAGAGTATTCGTTCCCTGCACGGTCAGGGTGTAAGGACCGCCTGCGGCCTCATGCGGAAGATAGACGCTCCATCGGCCTGAAGAGTCGGCCACCACCTTAGCAGAACTACTATGAAATCCGACTGAAACTTGTTCTCCCGGAGAAGCCGTGCCCCAGATGTGAATCGGCATATTTCGCTGAATCACCATGTGACTGGAAAGCACTTTGGGCAGCTGAACTTCGGCGTTAGCTGTAAAAACGAACGAACAGATGGCAGCGGCAGTCGCCAGGGAGGCGAAACGAAAGGTCATACGCATGTAATCTCCGGCGCGACCTTTATATCAGGCTCGATCTCCAGCACAATCTTTGATCGTGAATTGATCGAGGATCTACAGCCGTTTCTGGCGGAAGTTAACGTGTATCAGCAGAAAACGAAATAAGACCACCTGCTGCGACGAAAAAGAAAGTCAGCCTTGCATACCTACCAAGGGCGGGTTATATTGATATCGGACTAAATAAGTCCTATATCATTTGAACGAGATCAGGCCGTTGCAGAGTCTTTTGGCGAAGCGCTGCGCGGCCTGACGAGATCGACCTACCCGGGCCAGGTTTGCACACACCTGTCCGCAACCTCTGGAGAGCTGACGATGACCTCATCCTGATCCCCTTTTCCATAGTCCCTGATGCTCCGTCGCGGCCTGCTCTTAGACGGAGCAAGTTCGCGGTCTCGACTGCTTTGGTCGCCCGCTCATTGCCGAACTTTGAACCCTATGGAAGGTCGATATGCGCTCACATCAGTTCCTGGCGAACCTGCTTCGCATTGGTTTTCTCTCGCTCTTTTTTGCTTCACTCGCAACCAGCTTCGTACAGGCCGAGGAGAGTACCTCTTCCGGCATAACGAATTCTGCGGAGACTGCTGAGAGCGGGCCCGTATCCTGCACGAATACTGCTACCGGTCCCTTACGTCGACTTGTAGGAGTAATTACCGATCCCACCGGTGCAGGCATTGCGAATGCGCAACTCTCGTTGACCTGCGGAGACTTCCATATGGATGCAATGTCAGCGGCGAATGGAGTGTATTCGTTCAACGTTCCTGCCGGAAATTATCGACTCTTCGTTGAGGCAGCGAACTTCGGTGGCG
This portion of the Edaphobacter sp. 4G125 genome encodes:
- a CDS encoding sialate O-acetylesterase; the protein is MRMTFRFASLATAAAICSFVFTANAEVQLPKVLSSHMVIQRNMPIHIWGTASPGEQVSVGFHSSSAKVVADSSGRWSVYLPHEAAGGPYTLTVQGTNTLTLDDILLGDVWIASGQSNMEMPLAGFNGAPIKDGEKAIAGADHPQIRLLLIKKDSAEYPQGDAKAVQGWSACTPETARNFSAAAYFFGVDVQAHEKVPIGLVDTTWGGTPAEAWTSLGSLSADSSLMPVFAGRASHMDREATERRYLKIAEEAKAAGKPAPPARPWHPDPASWEPAGLYNAMIAPLTPMAIRGAIWYQGEANTEPGYAELYHRLFSTMIQDWRSQWKQGDFPFFFVQLSAYGAGPTSNWGLLRDAQRRTLSLANTGMAITIDAGEEHNIHPANKQVVGERLALLARNAVYGEKVSDSGPLFRLAYPKDGAMHVWFDHVEGGLTAHGPLAGFEVAGLDGNFVSATARIEGDTVVASSPSVSEPRYVRYAWTNFPTASLYNRDGLPASTFTSFPVP